One window of the Candidatus Methanoperedens sp. genome contains the following:
- a CDS encoding AbrB/MazE/SpoVT family DNA-binding domain-containing protein: protein MVERIIKPMTTDGKITIPKELREEYNLKDYVEIVKAKDGILIKAH, encoded by the coding sequence ATGGTGGAACGTATAATAAAACCTATGACAACAGACGGAAAGATTACAATCCCCAAAGAATTAAGAGAGGAATACAACCTCAAAGACTATGTGGAGATTGTGAAGGCAAAAGATGGTATTCTCATAAAAGCACATTAA
- the pdxT gene encoding pyridoxal 5'-phosphate synthase glutaminase subunit PdxT has translation MRIGVIAIQGNVEEHINALENALRHAGLQAGVIKIKRKGLVDSCDALILPGGESTTLGRLLEREGIAEEIRRAANAGIPIMGTCAGLVLLAKYGDDQVEKTGQPLLGIMDIHVNRNAFGRQRESFETLIDFNGFDTPFNAIFIRAPSITGCTDEVEILSKYTDSIVAARQKNILALAFHPELTDDYRIHHYFLKMIG, from the coding sequence ATGCGTATCGGAGTTATCGCCATCCAGGGAAATGTAGAAGAACATATCAATGCATTAGAAAATGCACTGCGCCATGCTGGTCTTCAAGCCGGGGTAATAAAAATAAAACGTAAAGGATTGGTTGATTCATGTGATGCTCTAATCCTGCCGGGAGGAGAAAGCACAACACTTGGCAGGCTCCTGGAACGGGAAGGCATTGCGGAGGAAATAAGGAGGGCCGCCAACGCTGGAATCCCGATTATGGGAACATGCGCAGGGCTTGTTCTTCTTGCAAAATATGGAGATGATCAGGTAGAAAAAACGGGGCAACCATTACTTGGAATCATGGATATACATGTAAACAGGAACGCATTCGGGCGCCAGAGAGAATCATTTGAGACCCTGATCGATTTTAATGGATTCGACACGCCTTTTAATGCTATATTCATACGGGCCCCCAGCATCACGGGATGTACTGATGAAGTGGAGATACTTTCAAAGTACACTGATTCAATTGTGGCAGCAAGACAGAAAAATATACTTGCCCTTGCATTTCATCCTGAACTGACAGATGATTACAGGATACACCATTATTTTTTGAAAATGATAGGATAG
- a CDS encoding DUF4258 domain-containing protein produces MQDIHRLPIHFKKHAALRLLQRFELSLDEVKHCIRTAKIIKAVEKEGNTGTMQSCLGDSKIKFVFTIREKALWIITVEECK; encoded by the coding sequence TTGCAGGACATCCACAGACTCCCCATTCATTTCAAGAAACATGCCGCATTGAGGCTTTTGCAGAGATTTGAGTTAAGCCTGGACGAAGTAAAGCACTGTATCAGGACAGCAAAAATCATCAAAGCGGTTGAAAAAGAGGGGAACACAGGGACCATGCAAAGTTGCCTCGGAGACTCGAAAATAAAATTCGTATTCACGATAAGAGAAAAAGCATTATGGATAATAACAGTGGAGGAATGCAAATGA
- a CDS encoding helix-turn-helix domain-containing protein, whose protein sequence is MVESKRKIIEKLLSEGKSPEDIAKEAGCTVRYAYEIKALNEQPKSEEPTVKNHLVGIEDTLKKLSGDINIIRKVEQDPIIVCPCCKDMTTLSSAEICGECGVMLCTDCIENHKQPDTASTWNPFEDKSLCQKYQEQTQPAIQKKEDKREKN, encoded by the coding sequence TTGGTAGAATCTAAAAGAAAAATAATTGAAAAATTACTGAGTGAGGGCAAAAGCCCAGAAGATATCGCAAAAGAAGCAGGCTGCACAGTGAGATACGCCTATGAGATCAAGGCATTGAACGAGCAACCCAAATCCGAGGAACCGACTGTAAAAAATCATCTTGTTGGAATCGAGGATACTTTAAAGAAACTTTCCGGTGATATCAATATAATACGGAAAGTAGAGCAAGATCCGATAATAGTCTGCCCGTGCTGCAAAGATATGACAACTCTATCAAGTGCCGAGATCTGTGGGGAATGTGGAGTTATGCTTTGTACAGACTGCATTGAGAATCATAAGCAACCCGATACTGCAAGTACCTGGAATCCATTTGAAGACAAATCGTTATGTCAAAAATACCAAGAACAAACTCAGCCAGCGATACAGAAAAAAGAGGATAAGAGGGAAAAGAATTGA
- a CDS encoding DNA-directed RNA polymerase subunit L, whose amino-acid sequence MELTILKKTDKEINIKVAGETHTLLNMLKTALLNNKHVEIATYDIKHPTISEPILFVRTDGADPIDVIKKASKDLIKESREFIDLFTKKTK is encoded by the coding sequence ATGGAACTTACGATCCTTAAAAAAACAGACAAAGAAATTAACATTAAAGTAGCAGGTGAAACCCATACCCTGCTCAACATGCTTAAAACCGCTTTACTCAACAACAAACATGTTGAAATAGCAACATATGATATAAAGCATCCAACGATCAGCGAACCAATCCTTTTTGTGAGGACAGATGGCGCAGACCCCATAGATGTGATAAAAAAAGCATCAAAGGACCTGATCAAGGAATCCAGAGAGTTTATAGATCTTTTTACGAAGAAGACTAAATAA
- a CDS encoding RNA-binding protein: protein MESEITEESTEEIVQSEEPVEAGEPVEAVEEEQKEETRNVLPGDLIGTSEEFIPKSGAYLDGGNIYASASGIVKINNKERSISVEPVTNTPPHLVVGDIVIGQVTDVKDSVALVEIAGIKGKGEREIVNADQAAIHVSNVKDAYVKELYYEFAPFDIVKARVLDLRNMRLSTVNKELGVMKAYCGNCRTVLKLDNNKLKCPKCERTETRKLSSDYGTGII, encoded by the coding sequence ATGGAATCGGAAATTACAGAAGAGAGTACGGAAGAAATCGTCCAGTCCGAAGAACCTGTTGAGGCCGGGGAACCTGTTGAAGCAGTTGAGGAAGAACAAAAAGAAGAAACAAGAAATGTTTTGCCGGGCGACCTTATCGGAACCTCGGAAGAATTCATCCCAAAAAGTGGCGCATATCTGGACGGGGGGAATATTTATGCATCAGCAAGCGGTATTGTAAAAATTAACAATAAAGAGCGTTCCATATCAGTTGAACCTGTCACGAATACACCTCCGCATCTTGTGGTTGGAGATATCGTTATCGGGCAGGTCACAGATGTGAAAGATTCGGTTGCGCTCGTTGAGATAGCAGGGATTAAAGGCAAAGGCGAACGCGAGATCGTCAATGCGGACCAGGCCGCAATTCATGTATCAAATGTAAAAGACGCCTATGTCAAGGAGTTGTATTATGAATTCGCCCCGTTTGATATTGTAAAGGCAAGAGTACTTGACCTTCGGAACATGCGCCTGTCAACCGTCAATAAGGAACTTGGCGTTATGAAGGCTTATTGTGGGAATTGCAGGACAGTTCTGAAACTGGATAACAACAAACTTAAATGTCCCAAATGTGAAAGGACAGAAACGAGAAAACTATCTTCTGATTACGGGACAGGTATTATTTAG
- a CDS encoding lipoate--protein ligase family protein: MEEWRFIDFGLVDIRDMMAMDEAILKSDGGNTFFFWTPNKSIILGFFQKAEVELNLSNCKDYTITRRISGGGIAFSDDRRRQINYGVVGTIDNERFPMDIIGSYKQVCGVLIDTLIHYKLNAAFRPINDVVVDNRKISGNAQTRWEGKLLQNGTLLLDFDIDEMLRISNIPKEKFMDKKIASVREGLTWLDRELGEQRDMEEIKNVMKSKFEERFSIRLKSGSLSRKEIELTQTLLPKYYSDEWVYR; this comes from the coding sequence ATGGAAGAATGGCGCTTTATTGATTTCGGACTTGTGGATATTCGCGATATGATGGCCATGGATGAAGCCATCTTAAAATCCGATGGAGGTAATACCTTTTTTTTCTGGACACCTAATAAATCCATTATCCTTGGTTTTTTCCAGAAGGCAGAGGTTGAACTGAATCTTTCAAACTGTAAAGACTATACTATCACAAGGCGCATAAGCGGTGGCGGTATTGCATTTTCAGATGACCGTCGCAGGCAGATAAATTATGGCGTTGTGGGAACTATCGATAATGAGCGGTTCCCAATGGACATTATAGGATCATATAAGCAGGTATGCGGCGTACTTATTGATACACTGATACATTACAAACTGAATGCAGCTTTTCGTCCGATAAACGATGTAGTTGTGGATAACAGGAAGATCTCAGGAAACGCCCAGACACGCTGGGAAGGAAAACTGCTCCAGAATGGAACTCTACTTCTTGATTTTGATATAGATGAGATGCTCCGGATCTCAAATATCCCGAAAGAGAAATTCATGGATAAGAAAATAGCGTCCGTAAGGGAAGGACTCACCTGGCTTGACAGGGAACTGGGGGAACAGCGTGATATGGAAGAGATAAAAAATGTTATGAAAAGTAAATTTGAAGAACGCTTTTCCATACGTCTAAAATCCGGGTCTCTTAGCCGCAAGGAAATAGAGCTTACACAAACTCTCTTGCCAAAGTATTACTCAGATGAATGGGTTTATCGCTAA
- a CDS encoding AbrB/MazE/SpoVT family DNA-binding domain-containing protein, which translates to MSKCPICSTPMHKERREIQKGIFAQVEVCPNCEDEWIDEKEYETLYQLFTRKTFKIGGSIAVRIPKELATLIGLKEGSEVKVAVKDKKLVIEPAT; encoded by the coding sequence ATGAGTAAATGCCCTATATGCAGCACGCCCATGCACAAAGAACGAAGAGAGATCCAGAAAGGTATCTTTGCCCAGGTTGAAGTTTGCCCTAATTGTGAAGATGAGTGGATCGATGAAAAAGAGTATGAAACTTTATATCAACTATTCACTCGAAAAACATTCAAGATAGGTGGCAGCATTGCAGTCAGGATCCCAAAAGAGCTTGCAACCCTCATAGGATTGAAAGAAGGCAGTGAAGTTAAGGTAGCTGTCAAAGATAAGAAATTGGTGATAGAGCCAGCAACATAA
- a CDS encoding lipoate--protein ligase family protein has product MEIKTPQGIHKSKGGLIRSFVATENGRIKEINISGDFFLFPEESFFKIAKELKGVKAKREDIEHKIEEIYIRENIQSPGTSPSDFTESIMKALEG; this is encoded by the coding sequence ATGGAAATAAAAACGCCACAGGGAATCCATAAATCAAAAGGCGGGCTAATAAGATCATTCGTTGCAACCGAGAACGGCAGGATAAAAGAAATAAACATCTCAGGAGATTTCTTCCTGTTTCCTGAAGAGTCTTTTTTCAAGATCGCCAAAGAACTGAAAGGAGTTAAGGCAAAACGTGAAGATATAGAACATAAGATCGAAGAAATTTACATACGTGAAAATATCCAGTCACCCGGAACGTCACCATCTGACTTTACTGAATCAATAATGAAAGCTCTGGAGGGATAA
- a CDS encoding methyltransferase — protein MKKKQLEMMLEKVDGFRSPKADREQYATPATVASELLHFAFMKGDLTDTVYDLGCGSGIFAIGAKLLGAEKVIGFDDDKEVLEIARANAHKLDVDVEFVCSNISDISGKAHTVVMNPPFGAQKKGSDRPFLRKALELSSVVYSIHNAQSAEFIKKFISPSVITEYKLIDFPIKRTFGFHKKERLVIKVEIYRIEKRTEG, from the coding sequence ATGAAGAAAAAACAACTTGAGATGATGCTGGAAAAAGTGGACGGTTTCAGGTCACCTAAAGCTGACAGGGAACAATATGCAACACCAGCAACTGTTGCCTCGGAGCTGTTGCATTTTGCCTTTATGAAAGGAGATCTCACAGATACGGTTTATGATCTTGGATGCGGAAGTGGTATTTTTGCTATTGGCGCTAAACTCCTGGGGGCAGAAAAGGTTATAGGTTTTGATGATGATAAAGAAGTTTTAGAGATTGCACGGGCAAATGCACATAAACTTGACGTTGATGTCGAGTTCGTATGCAGCAATATTTCCGACATAAGTGGAAAAGCGCATACGGTTGTAATGAATCCGCCTTTTGGCGCGCAGAAGAAAGGAAGCGATCGCCCTTTTTTGAGGAAAGCCCTCGAATTAAGCAGCGTGGTTTATTCAATACATAATGCCCAGAGTGCAGAATTCATAAAAAAATTCATAAGCCCATCGGTCATAACAGAATATAAATTAATAGATTTCCCGATAAAAAGGACATTCGGGTTTCATAAGAAGGAAAGACTGGTCATAAAAGTTGAGATATACAGGATCGAGAAAAGAACAGAGGGATAA